In Oryza sativa Japonica Group chromosome 8, ASM3414082v1, the sequence TGCCTCCCTTTTCCCCGGCCGCTCGCGCCCTCGCTGCAACGAAGTATTGCGCCGCTTAGGTAGGGGACGGGAAACCTAGCAAAGGCGCGGTCCCTCCCTCCACGTCGACCAAAAACTGAGCTGGCGTAACGAGGTTCCGCGCCAGCTCAGTGCACCGTGAGAGGCCTTAGTGTAATGTTATTGACGCCGAGATTTAATGTCTCGTTGATATCCTCGTTCTCCTGAGATATGTTATTGGTGTGAAAAGGGATTGATACCAGTGACAGATTTGTTTGTAAATGGATCTGAGAATGATTagaatgtaaatatttttttcttacatgAACGCAgagcaatattttttttgagggaTTATTTGTAAGTTTTAGGAAGGACTAAAGTATAAAAGAACCCAGTCGGTGTAGACTTGTCGCTGCTACGGACGAATGACCGTACGATTTAGGACGACGACGAAGGCGGCGCCacgcggaataagttcactttgggtctctctatttgtcgcctagtccgattttcgtctcttaaccgtaaaaccgggtacGACTCATCCCTCAATTTACTAAAACCAGGCAAATgagatccctcggcggttttgaatgcggttttggctgacgtggcgcttacatggcttgtctgactaggtcttcgtcccacgtagcattgacgtggcgcttacgtttCAATTATAtctcgaaaaaataataaaaagcgtggtcccacatgtcagctgtacacaaaaatattttataagtggtggggcccacatcaacctcacacctctcttcttccctctcccttctctctcttcttcctttcccctctctctctccttcccgggCTGCCGACGGCGTGGGTGGGCCGAGGAgcaggcgagctccggcggcggcggcgggcgtggtcgGTGCCGCCCCCGACCGGAGCGCCGCGGAAAgcgcggcgttggcggcgggtGACCGGAGAAGTGCGCACGCCGGGCGGTCGGAGTCGGCGAGCGCCGCGACGTCGGAATCGGCCAAACcaacccttcctcctccccaaaaataccctctctctctctctctcttcgcccCAAATCCCCCAccgcctcccccacctcctaaccctcctcctcctcctcgtcgttgccgccgtcggcgtcgccgaGTCGGCTTCCGAAGCGGACGCCATCCACGACCTGGCCAAGTCGGTCCCGGCCCTAGGGTGGGATGGCGACAACGTGTGCAGCTTCGAGGGTGTCACCTGCGAGCGGGGCGGGTCGGGGAAGGTGACGGAGCTCAACCTCGCCGACAGGGCGCTCGCCGGCACGCTCTCCTCCCTCACCTCGCTCACCGCGCTGCAGCTCCAGGGGaacgcgctcgccggcgccgtccctTCCCTCGCCGGGATGGCCTCCCTCACCCGCCTCGCCCTCGACGGCAACGCCTTCACCTCCCTACCACCCGACTTCCTCCTTGGCCTCACCTCACTGCAGTATCTCAGCATAGACAACCTCCCCATCCAGCCATGGCCCGTCCCCGACGCCATCGCCAACTGCTCCTCCCTCGAAACCTTCTTTGCCTCCAACGCGCTTCGGtcagggggcggcgccgaccacgctcgccgccgcatcccgccgccgccgccggagctcgcctgctccgccgcccacccgcgccgtcggcagcccgggaaggagagagagagaggggaaaggaagaAGTGAGAGAAGGtggagggaagaagagaggtgtgaggttgacatgtggggcccacgtgggccccaccatttatAAAATACTTTTGTGtaccgctgacatgtgggaccacgctttttattatttttccgagatataattgacacgtaagcgccacatcaatgccacgtgggacgaagacctagtcaaacaagccacgtaaGCGCAACGTCAGTCAAAATCGtcttcaaaaccgccgagggacttGTTTACCCGGTTAGCAAGGGACATAAAttggactgggcgacaaatagagggacccaaagtgaacttattgcGCGCCACGCTAATACCATGGAGGCCCAAACCCAATCTGGGCCGTCAAATCAGCCACGGTCAGGCCCAGCCGGCCCATCTCCACCTTGCAATCGTGCCAAGGCCTcgtcaccgcggcggcggcgcctccggcGTACGGACAcctggtgatgatgatgatgatctcaGGTGAAAACGACGGTGAGCCACAGCACTGAGCCTTACTTTCTCACAGTCAACTCCTCTCACTACCAGTAGTGGCTTCTGACTGATCAGTGAGTGACTGAGTTAGTGAGTGACAGATATCAAGGCTGCATCTTCCAAGAATCATGGCCACCAAAAGGTCTCCTGATTGCGTTGACATATGCTCTGTGATTCATGATGTCGCTTCGTTTTCAAGGGACAGAAACATGAATAACCAATGCAGATTCAGACATTCAGTAGAGGCCAGTTAGGACATACAGAACAGGCTGTGATGGTAGATGAGTTTGGTTATGTGTTCAAAGGAGGGAAAatttggcttggcttggctttgCTGGCCTCTGCTAACTACCAAGTGTGTGACAGTTGAGATCTCATTAACTCCCCAGGTTTTCCTCCAGAGATTCAGAGTGCAGAAGTAGATGCATCATGTTCATTGTTTTCAATTTACAGTTAGGATGGACAGCACAATCTCACGGAGTCAATTTTGATTCAGAGTTGGGAGATCTGGGAGGTCGGTCTGACTGATCACTTTGCTTTTTATTTCATTGGCTAAATGGACTCCATTGTACAGACGAACCATCATTGTTTCAGAGATTAGGgttcaagagaaaaaaaacctgaaaaaaatattactgtCATGTTTCAGAAAAAAGAAATCGTCCTGCAGGAAAACACACTCATTTTAGCTCCGTAATTGACAGATGGGGCTgaactctgaagtctgaagtcATGAACGTCTAGAAGAAGTCATTGCAACGTGGGTTATctttacaaaagaaaaaaaaaagatgaaaaaaaaagagaagatagCAAGACAGCAAAAGCGAAAGGTAAAATGGAAGGTGGCTCATCTAGATAGTTAAAACTGTAGATGATGAATTAGGATATCCTTTTTCATCAGACAGTGGTGTCCCTTGATCCAAGATCGATCAGGGAAAGCGAAAGGTTGAGCCTGCCCATTCCTGCACCGATCGATGCATGGCTTGAAACTTGTGATCGAGATAATGGTACAAGATGAGTGAGCAAGAGAGCATAGGTGTACTACAATATCACCAAAAGAAAAGGCTCCAAATCTTAGCTTTTGCCACTGTCCACTCaactagtgcaggtccaaatggTGATCTTGGAAGCTGGAATCCTGAAATTAGCTAATAAAAAAGAATTAAAGCTTCAGAAAAGCAACTCCTAGTACGATGTTTCTTTTCTGAAAGATATGTAGTTTGCAACTAGGCTTCTCGGATACAGAGAGGATGCGATCAAAGATGTACGAGTCATTTTCAGTTAACATATGAGATTCATCCTGCCCAGCAAATggttaagaaaagaaaaggtgagcTTTGAATGCTGTTTGGAAGGCACAGGTAGTGGTACTGTAGTAGCAGCAGTACAGACAGAGTTAAATCCATTAACCAATTCTTTGATGATCAATGGGTCAGGGAGCTGGCCACAATTTCACAATCTGGCTCCATATGTACAGTGCCGAGGTACAGACAACCAATTTATCACATGAGATTTAGGATGAACAGCACATGAGGGAAATCAATTTAGACTGGATGCAGTTAAAGGAAAAGACAAGCAACAATCTCAGCAGTACATAAGTTGTCTCCTACCTGTGAAAAAGGGTCAGAAATTTGCAAGTGGTGAGGCACAAAGGGGACCAAAGTCTGGATGAGGTCAATATTTGCCTAACCTTATGCTTATACTAGTCAATGACTGGCTAATTTCTCCAGCTCACCTTGTCCATGGGGACCAAGCTTATGATACAGTAACAGCCAGGCTAGATCGGTAGTACCAATCCGGTGAGCAATGCAGTTCAAGAGGTGATACTAGATATTTATTGGCCTTATTGAGTAGTTTAGTTGAAATGTGATAGGTTATAGAAGTAATGCTGTAATAAAAACAGGACCCTTTTTGACATGAAGCAGGTGAATAACATGTTCAGTTACTTCAACTAATAAAGTGATTGTCCTGGAGCACAATGCCAAACCTGaactttttttattagtatttttaaGGATGGCAAGCATCAGGTCCAAATTGTCTCCCTGGCCAGCTGCTGATAGATattccatttttcatatgctGAAAAAGATGTGCAGGCAGGCAGATTTTGTTCTTCATCATCACCACAGCTCATCAGACTTTCAGAGGGCTCCATGTAGTTTTTTTGTGCATAATGTATTATTCTCTGTGGTCCTATCTTGCTAGCCATGCCCAATGCATTTCTCTTCACACTTCACAGGATTGCCTCAGCATGACATGAACACATTAGCTAAGCTTATCTAAGATCAATGGTGTGAACTGTGAAGGCAGGAGTGGACAAGAGCAAATTGGGTTAAGCAGGAATCCAATGTGTACACACGTTGCAGCAATCTTCCACTCACACTTCCCCCTTATGAATTCAGAATTCACACTAATGCATCAGTCAGAATGTTAAATATAGATAGTGAagtcacaccaaaattggaagtttggttgaaattggaacgatgtgacgaaaaagttggaagtttatgtgtgtagaaaagttttgatgtgatggaaaagttggaagtttgaagaaaaactttggaactaaacacggccgaaATGAACATACAAAACAGCTTGAAGCTCAAGAATTACTGTATTTGGTAGGAGATTTTTGATGATGGACACATCATCAGGAGTTGCTTTCTGAACAGCATGAACTGGGGGCTGCATCACTGTAGTCAGTCACTGTACCAAAATGCTCAATGCTCCCTTCAACCTTTCATGGATGCTATCTAAAAAGCAGCAGCATCGATTCCCAAACGATTGTATTCCATTCCATCACCAACTATCCAATTCCACTACCAATCTCTCACAGATAGTGCCAGAGAAATCAGAAGCAagtcacacacacacagaatTCACAAACACTCCACATGCAGTAAGATGCTCTGGTTCAGAGAACAGTGCCCAAAACTGGACAGGTTTTATAAATGCAGAAAGAAATCGCAGCAAAGTCCACCGCCAAAAtttaaagtatatatataaatttttttatggcaGCCTGAAGCTGCTTGGATTTACACCCACTACAGCATCTTGTGTTCTTGTTGCTGGCATGATCATTCAGGAATCACACCAAATGAGACCAAATGAACAAGAACAAGATGGTAATTAACTGAAAAGAATAAGTTCAGAGGAAAATATTCTAAACCAGAAGGATTCCAGTGAcatcatctttcttcttctgCCCTGGCTCCTTCCTTTTTTTGCTCTGTCATCTTATCTATACTCCAGtccatttctttttctctctactAGCCATGGATTTTGCTTAAGCAGCATAAGCAAAATTCAGCATGGTTGATTGCATCCATCATGGAGAAACAAAGCAGCAATCTTTTAAACAAATTAGCACTGAAAAAAGTTGCAGGACGAGTGCTAGCCTCCAAGGACAATTGGGTGGACACGTCACGACGCGGCGGACATGGCCATGGATTTCCTCTTGCCCTTGGCGATCTTGGCCGTGTCGAGCTTGTAGTAGTGGACGAACCAGTCGAcgaagcggcggaggccggcgtcGAGGGGGGTCGCCGGGCGGTAGCCGAAGTCGCGCGCGGCGTGGCTGACGTTGGCGTGGGTGAACGGCACGTCGCCATTGCTGGGCATGGTGACGACGCGCTTGTTCGCCTTCCTGCCGAGGAGCTTCTCGAGGATGGCGACCATGCGGGTGACCGGCACCGGCGAGGTGTTGCCGAGGTTGTAGACGCGGAGCGGCGCCGGGCCGCGCTTCTTGCCGGACTTGGTGCCGGTGCTCTCGCCGGCCGTGTCGAGCGCGCCGAGGCAGCCCTTGACGACGTCGTCGATGTAGGTGAAGTCGCGGCGCgcgtcggcgccgtcggcggTGCGGAACAGCGTGATGGGCTCGCCAGCGACGATGCTGCGGGCGAAGGAGAAGTAGGCCATGTCGGGGCGGCCCCACGGCCCGTACACGGTGAAGAAGCGGAGGCCGGTGATGGAGAGGCCGTAGATGTGGTTGTACGCGTGGGCGATGGCCTCGCCGGCCTTCTTGGTCGCCGCGTACAGCGACGCCGGCCGGTCGGTGCGGTGCTCCTCGGAGAAGGGCGCGTCGGTGTTGAGCCCGTacaccgacgacgaggacgcccACACGATCGCCGGCTGCGGGTCGGCGTGCTTGGCGGCGACCTCGAAGACGctgacgaggccggcgacgttgGACGCGACGTACGTCTGCGGCGCGCGCATCGCGTAGCGCACCCCGGCCtgcgcggcgaggtggagcaCGTGCGTGAAGCGCGCCGCGTCGAACAGCCGCTCCAGCAGCGCGGCGTCGTTGATGTCGGCGTCGAGCACGGCGACGCCGCGCGACGCCAGCAGTCGCTGCCGCGCCCGCTTCAGGGACGGGTCGTAGTAGGAGTTGAAGTTGTCGAGCCCCAccacgccgtccccgcgcgcccggagcgccaGCGAGCAGTGCGCGCCGACGAACCCGGCGGCGCCCGTCACCAGCACCGACAAGCCCCCGTCCCTCCTCGGCGCCGCGCTCCTCCTCACCTCCTTCTCCCACGCCGCGCCCCCatacgccaccgccgccgacgacccaAGCAAGCTCCGGTGCGacgaccgcgacgccgccctgTGCTTCccgttcgcggcggcggcggcggaggagaggtggaAGGAGTGGGACAGCAGCGACGGGTAGTGCACGGTGAAGAGGCAGACGAGGCAGAGCGTCGCCAGGATGGTTGCCCGGAACAGCAGGTGCGACGACGCCGACAGGAGCTTGCCGCTCGCCACCCGGCGCACCATCAGcgccccgccaccaccgccccccAGCTTcacccccttcgccgccgcgtccaccacGCCGGAGTGCGGcatcatctgctgctgctgctgtttgctGCCAAGGTGTTCGACCGCGTGCGCGAGAGTGTGAGAGTGAGAGTGGAGTGAGGTGAGTGAGAGGTGGTGGCTATAATAACACGCGGCGTGGTGGGCagcgggcggaggaggcgcgggaGGGACCGCGGATTTGGGTCGTTTTACCGGCAAAACAAGCTGAGTTTGGGTGCAGCGGCGACGCAACCGTGTGTGCGTGTGGGTTGGGG encodes:
- the LOC4346094 gene encoding UDP-glucuronate 4-epimerase 6, which codes for MMPHSGVVDAAAKGVKLGGGGGGALMVRRVASGKLLSASSHLLFRATILATLCLVCLFTVHYPSLLSHSFHLSSAAAAANGKHRAASRSSHRSLLGSSAAVAYGGAAWEKEVRRSAAPRRDGGLSVLVTGAAGFVGAHCSLALRARGDGVVGLDNFNSYYDPSLKRARQRLLASRGVAVLDADINDAALLERLFDAARFTHVLHLAAQAGVRYAMRAPQTYVASNVAGLVSVFEVAAKHADPQPAIVWASSSSVYGLNTDAPFSEEHRTDRPASLYAATKKAGEAIAHAYNHIYGLSITGLRFFTVYGPWGRPDMAYFSFARSIVAGEPITLFRTADGADARRDFTYIDDVVKGCLGALDTAGESTGTKSGKKRGPAPLRVYNLGNTSPVPVTRMVAILEKLLGRKANKRVVTMPSNGDVPFTHANVSHAARDFGYRPATPLDAGLRRFVDWFVHYYKLDTAKIAKGKRKSMAMSAAS